One genomic region from Argentina anserina chromosome 2, drPotAnse1.1, whole genome shotgun sequence encodes:
- the LOC126784023 gene encoding LOW QUALITY PROTEIN: lysine histidine transporter-like 8 (The sequence of the model RefSeq protein was modified relative to this genomic sequence to represent the inferred CDS: deleted 2 bases in 1 codon): MAGMEEVADEANRRIGDRVHSFNSISRRSDYSAQLIPITSATSSPTSDHLDDDYDINNGELNPQDAWLPLTESRKGNVLSASFHLLCSGIGVQALLLPVAFATLGWQWGTVCLSLAFTWQLYTKWLLVHLHESDSGTRYSRYLDLATTVFGQKLGKVLALVPVMYLSAGTCVQLIIVGGRTIRLFIRTMCRDGSTCDPKSLSGAECFLVFICMAIVVAQFPNLNSLAWVSFIGSTTAVVYCTLVWGLSIGKVRINNVSYDSPAMESNMDRFGGIMNAIGIICLAFRGHNVVLEIQGTLPTNPKFPTCKTMWRGVTISYILIAICLAPLAIAGFWTYGNKVRDHFNQVKILNVYNSICISKQHGI; the protein is encoded by the exons ATGGCAGGAATGGAAGAAGTGGCTGATGAAGCAAATCGGAGGATAGGTGATAGGGTTCATTCGTTTAACAGCATAAGTAGAAGGTCTGATTATTCTGCGCAACTCATTCCCATCACTAGTGCTACTTCTAGTCCTACAAGTGATCATTTGGATGATGATTACGACATCAATAATGGGGAGCTCAATCCGCAGGACGCTTGGCTACCTCTCACCGAATCGAGGAAAGGCAATGTATTATCTGCTAGCTTTCATTTACTATGTTCAGGAATCGGAGTACAAGCCCTTTTGCTTCCTGTTGCATTTGCCACTCTTGGATG GCAATGGGGAACTGTATGCTTGTCTCTGGCATTCACATGGCAGCTCTACACCAAATGGCTTCTCGTACACCTACACGAATCCGACTCTGGAACTCGTTACAGTAGATACCTCGACCTCGCAACAACAGTCTTCG GTCAAAAGCTAGGGAAAGTTCTAGCTCTGGTACCGGTAATGTATCTTTCTGCTGGAACATGTGTACAATTAATCATCGTAGGAGGTAGAACAATAAGGCTCTTCATCAGAACTATGTGTAGGGATGGATCAACCTGTGATCCCAAATCATTGTCTGGTGCAGAGTGCTTCTTGGTGTTCATATGCATGGCCATTGTTGTGGCTCAGTTTCCCAATTTGAACTCCCTGGCTTGGGTCTCTTTTATTGGCAGCACAACTGCAGTTGTGTATTGT ACTCTGGTTTGGGGTCTTTCAATTGGAAAGGTTAGAATCAATAACGTATCATACGATTCGCCAGCAATGGAGTCTAACATGGATAGGTTTGGAGGGATAATGAATGCAATAGGTATCATTTGTCTTGCATTCAGAGGTCACAATGTTGTTCTTGAAATCCAG GGGACATTGCCAACAAATCCGAAATTCCCAACGTGTAAGACAATGTGGAGAGGAGtgactatatcatatatactCATAGCTATCTGTTTGGCTCCTCTAGCAATAGCTGGATTCTGGACTTATGGAAACAAGGTGAGAGATCATTTCAATCAAGTCAAAATTCTGAATGTTTATAACTCTATCTGCATAAGCAAGCAGCATGGAATTTAG